A single Haloplasma contractile SSD-17B DNA region contains:
- a CDS encoding aminopeptidase, translating into MTQNKLEKYARLLVKTGINIQKGQTLVINSPIETAEFARMIAEHAYDVGAREVVMRWSDELSTKMKYLHADDEVFDEFPDWAKEFSLSYSRKGAAFLSISASDPELMKDVDPNRMARQQKVASSALKEYRERMMSNKNTWCIASVPTAAWAKKVFPDVSEDEAVERLWDAIFKAIRVDKENPVAAWEEHKRNLKNSMEFLNNHNLKSLQFRNDLGTDLEVELPEGYLFVGGSEFTPKDSEFPETEFIANMPTEEVFSMPKKTGVNGIVYSSKPLNYRGTLIDQFSLTFKNGEVVDYSAEIGYESLKSLIETDEGSRYLGEVALVPYDSPISKSGVLFYNTLYDENASCHLAIGKAYPVCIKGGENMTSEELEQHGVNESITHVDFMFGTKDLQITGVTHDGEEIVIFKDGNFAY; encoded by the coding sequence ATGACCCAAAATAAGTTAGAAAAATATGCACGACTATTAGTAAAGACAGGTATTAATATCCAAAAAGGACAAACACTTGTAATTAATTCTCCTATTGAAACTGCTGAGTTTGCTAGAATGATTGCTGAACACGCATACGATGTAGGAGCAAGGGAAGTTGTAATGCGATGGTCAGATGAATTATCAACTAAGATGAAGTACTTACACGCTGACGATGAAGTATTTGATGAATTTCCTGATTGGGCAAAGGAATTCTCGTTATCATATTCCAGAAAGGGAGCTGCTTTTCTAAGCATATCTGCCTCTGATCCTGAGTTGATGAAGGATGTAGATCCAAATAGAATGGCTAGACAGCAGAAAGTAGCTAGCAGCGCATTAAAAGAGTACCGTGAGCGTATGATGTCTAACAAAAACACATGGTGTATTGCATCTGTTCCTACTGCTGCATGGGCTAAGAAAGTTTTTCCAGATGTTAGTGAGGATGAGGCGGTTGAACGATTATGGGATGCGATCTTTAAAGCAATCCGCGTTGACAAAGAGAACCCTGTTGCCGCATGGGAAGAACATAAAAGGAACTTAAAAAATAGTATGGAATTCTTAAATAATCATAATTTAAAGTCACTTCAATTCAGAAACGACCTAGGAACTGACTTAGAGGTTGAACTACCTGAGGGTTACTTGTTCGTGGGTGGTTCTGAATTTACTCCTAAGGATAGTGAATTCCCAGAGACAGAATTTATTGCAAATATGCCTACCGAAGAAGTATTTTCAATGCCAAAGAAGACAGGTGTTAATGGAATTGTTTATAGTTCAAAACCATTAAATTATAGAGGAACCTTAATTGATCAGTTTTCGCTAACATTTAAAAACGGTGAAGTAGTAGACTATAGCGCAGAGATTGGTTATGAATCACTTAAAAGTTTAATTGAAACTGATGAAGGTTCACGTTACTTAGGTGAAGTTGCACTTGTTCCATATGATTCTCCAATATCTAAATCTGGAGTACTATTTTATAACACACTATACGATGAAAATGCATCATGTCATCTTGCAATTGGTAAAGCCTATCCTGTTTGTATAAAAGGTGGAGAGAACATGACAAGTGAGGAATTAGAACAGCACGGTGTTAATGAATCGATTACACATGTTGATTTCATGTTTGGGACAAAGGATTTACAAATTACCGGTGTTACACACGATGGTGAAGAAATTGTGATCTTTAAAGATGGTAATTTTGCTTATTAA
- a CDS encoding gamma-glutamyl-gamma-aminobutyrate hydrolase family protein, whose product MKPLIGILTSNKDFKGKIHSAIYYDYVNSIHKAGGAPILLPLINDQSVIEPVVSKLDGLLLPGGIDLHPKFFNQEIKPLNGRINEEQDLFDLAVIETARKHGLPIFAICRGHQVLNVAYGGTIHQDISYDPDWDGSINHEQDKTELAYHLPIHDIKIKENTILHSICEGNMLSTNSFHHQVIDKLGNGLECVARSSDGVIEAIESTVDTYVVGVQWHPEKMVDYYEKHLNLFKRFVEACK is encoded by the coding sequence ATGAAGCCGTTAATTGGTATTTTAACAAGTAATAAAGACTTTAAGGGTAAGATTCATTCAGCTATTTATTATGATTATGTTAATTCTATTCATAAAGCGGGTGGTGCCCCTATATTATTACCGTTAATTAATGATCAATCGGTAATTGAGCCAGTAGTAAGCAAATTAGACGGATTATTATTACCGGGAGGTATCGATTTACATCCTAAGTTCTTTAATCAGGAGATTAAACCATTAAACGGAAGAATAAATGAAGAACAAGATTTATTTGACTTAGCTGTAATTGAAACCGCTAGAAAGCATGGTCTACCCATATTTGCAATTTGTAGAGGTCATCAAGTATTAAATGTAGCATATGGTGGAACTATTCATCAAGATATTTCATATGATCCGGATTGGGACGGGTCAATAAATCATGAACAGGATAAAACGGAGCTAGCTTATCATTTACCAATACACGATATAAAGATTAAAGAGAACACAATTCTACATTCAATCTGTGAAGGGAATATGTTAAGTACAAATAGTTTTCATCATCAAGTTATTGACAAGTTAGGGAATGGGTTAGAGTGCGTAGCAAGATCTAGTGATGGTGTAATAGAGGCAATTGAAAGTACTGTAGACACCTATGTAGTAGGAGTCCAGTGGCACCCTGAGAAGATGGTGGATTATTATGAAAAACATTTAAACCTATTTAAACGCTTTGTAGAGGCATGTAAGTAA
- a CDS encoding GNAT family N-acetyltransferase, which produces MQYYSDDLIKIRDIKDSDVNHLFRWWIDPELNKYDPRPYPNDVNSLLKEAEGFCKRFEEEIITECVSSRAYEYFIITNNDDVPIGFINFFNQKKEIGEGEMGIILGEKNYHNRGIGTKALLFITDYLFNKMNINRIYIETLESNLPAIRLFSKVNFNKCGEYVDEDLRAVVMEKRRNRS; this is translated from the coding sequence ATGCAGTATTATTCAGATGATTTAATAAAAATTAGAGATATAAAGGATTCTGATGTTAATCATTTATTTAGATGGTGGATCGATCCTGAGTTAAACAAGTATGATCCTAGGCCGTATCCTAATGATGTGAATTCTTTATTAAAAGAAGCTGAAGGGTTTTGTAAACGATTTGAAGAAGAAATCATAACAGAATGTGTATCGAGTCGTGCATATGAGTACTTTATAATTACTAATAATGATGATGTTCCGATTGGCTTTATCAACTTTTTCAATCAGAAGAAAGAGATTGGTGAAGGTGAAATGGGAATTATTCTAGGTGAAAAAAATTACCATAACCGTGGAATTGGAACAAAAGCACTTCTGTTTATAACGGACTATCTATTTAATAAGATGAACATTAACCGCATATATATTGAAACGTTAGAATCAAATCTACCTGCGATAAGACTTTTTAGTAAGGTAAATTTTAATAAATGTGGAGAATATGTGGATGAAGATCTACGGGCGGTTGTAATGGAGAAAAGACGAAATAGGAGTTAA
- a CDS encoding alpha/beta hydrolase, whose amino-acid sequence MALMKCTFLSKSLKTMVKINVIIPSLNFEDVMSNRSKESRGNVKFQTLYLLHGYTGDESDWQRFTGIERYAENNKIAVIMPAAGNSFYTDMVHGGDYFTYLTEELPAFVQAMFPVSAKKEDTFIAGLSMGGYGAFKIAMRYPERYHAAASLSGVVEISEAVLKEERKDMKLENVFGDLNKVRGSKHDLLHLAEQLIKDGKSIPKLYQACGTEDFLYRNNIKFKKQAEQIGLGIHYVEGPGIHDWNFWDEYIRKVLEWMPLLREPIKK is encoded by the coding sequence ATGGCATTAATGAAATGTACATTTTTATCTAAGAGTTTAAAAACAATGGTTAAAATTAATGTAATCATACCATCCCTAAACTTTGAGGACGTAATGAGTAATCGATCTAAAGAAAGCAGGGGAAATGTTAAGTTTCAAACACTATACCTATTACATGGGTATACGGGTGATGAAAGTGATTGGCAACGATTTACGGGAATAGAACGCTATGCTGAAAACAATAAAATAGCGGTGATCATGCCAGCAGCGGGAAATAGTTTTTATACCGATATGGTACATGGTGGAGATTACTTTACCTATCTAACCGAGGAGCTACCCGCATTCGTACAAGCTATGTTTCCCGTATCAGCGAAGAAGGAAGATACATTTATTGCAGGTTTGTCAATGGGAGGCTATGGAGCATTTAAGATTGCAATGCGATATCCTGAGCGTTACCATGCTGCAGCAAGCTTATCAGGCGTTGTCGAAATTTCTGAAGCAGTATTAAAAGAAGAACGAAAAGACATGAAATTAGAGAATGTTTTTGGAGATTTAAACAAGGTGCGGGGTAGTAAACATGACCTACTTCATTTAGCTGAGCAACTAATTAAAGATGGAAAATCGATTCCAAAATTATACCAAGCATGTGGTACAGAGGATTTTTTATACAGGAATAATATCAAGTTTAAAAAACAGGCAGAACAGATTGGACTTGGTATTCACTACGTTGAAGGGCCAGGTATACACGATTGGAATTTTTGGGATGAGTATATTAGAAAAGTGTTAGAGTGGATGCCATTATTGAGGGAACCAATTAAGAAATAG
- a CDS encoding pyridoxamine 5'-phosphate oxidase family protein, with the protein MKDFGLLKLKAGEKLRTMNYTTKRENNKVYVLTLVTSNKIEDIKEDSNVTVTLIQDKNTVDAVANIVDDRDEVKAIFDQMIEEDNSHFKTLNDQIVMIELMIK; encoded by the coding sequence ATGAAAGATTTTGGATTACTAAAGCTAAAAGCCGGTGAAAAATTGCGTACGATGAACTATACAACAAAAAGAGAAAATAATAAGGTGTATGTATTAACACTGGTAACTTCTAATAAAATAGAAGATATTAAAGAAGACAGTAATGTAACAGTAACGTTGATTCAAGACAAAAATACTGTAGATGCAGTAGCAAACATTGTTGATGATCGAGATGAAGTGAAAGCAATATTTGATCAAATGATTGAAGAAGACAATTCTCACTTTAAGACTTTAAATGACCAAATTGTAATGATAGAACTAATGATTAAATAG
- a CDS encoding CueP family metal-binding protein, with protein sequence MELFKNKLIILVIIGILGSVLFVTLPNILSNKSETISEEKLQFLTKHNLNDLSVEEMVSTLDQTISEKSGFYASITSETLTLIDADNEFKYDTPEDQFYLSFAPYINNTHPCANHNLVTCRGELQNETVNVEIKDSTGTILINDQYTTMDNGFIGIWLPKNMDVTITVNHQGLTATQEISTYSGDNTCLTTLKMSE encoded by the coding sequence ATGGAACTTTTTAAAAATAAGTTAATAATACTAGTGATAATTGGAATCTTAGGAAGCGTACTGTTCGTCACACTACCAAACATCTTATCAAATAAATCGGAAACAATTAGTGAGGAAAAACTCCAGTTTTTAACCAAACATAACCTTAATGATTTATCAGTGGAAGAAATGGTATCTACATTAGACCAGACTATATCAGAAAAGTCAGGGTTTTATGCAAGCATTACAAGCGAAACGTTAACACTAATTGATGCGGACAATGAATTTAAATATGATACACCTGAGGATCAATTTTACTTGTCTTTTGCACCGTATATAAATAATACGCATCCATGTGCGAATCATAATTTAGTAACATGTCGTGGAGAATTGCAGAATGAGACGGTTAATGTTGAGATTAAAGATTCAACTGGCACAATTCTTATTAATGATCAATATACAACAATGGATAATGGATTCATTGGTATCTGGTTACCTAAAAACATGGATGTAACCATTACTGTCAACCATCAAGGTTTAACTGCAACGCAAGAAATAAGTACTTATAGCGGAGATAATACGTGTTTAACAACTTTAAAAATGAGTGAATAG
- the aspD gene encoding aspartate 4-decarboxylase yields MHKDVQREEIERVYGEISPFELKDYLINLASREGETSAHALLDAGRGNPNWTAATPREAFFTFGHFAVQECRRVWNEGDLAGMPERSQISKRFFNYINKNKTQPGTDLLESIINYGIEKKGFDPDEWIYELADAVIGDNYPNPDRMLTHIEEVVHDYLIQEMCYNKAPDGKFHLFAVEGATAAMCYIFDSLIANELLEPGDKIALMVPIFTPYLEIPILPRYDLDIVYISSDEEREDGTHTWQYSMKELEKIKDPDIKALFVVNPGNPSSVAIKPSSIRQLIKIVEENNPNLMIISDDVYGTFVDDFCSLAGDLPFNTIGVYSFSKYFGVTGWRLGTIAIHEENIFDKRIEELPEDKKKLVNDRYESLSSKPELIPFIDRIVADSRQVALNHTAGLSTPQQVQMAFFSIFAVLDHNHTYKKLTKEICHKRQKLLFEGLGLDLTIDPHDAAYYTEFNLLEWAYFNYGKEFANFLQGNYKPVDVLIKLAERYSIVLMSGGAFYGPEWSIRISLANLTDEAYSKIGQYIDQILDDYVSAWEKSK; encoded by the coding sequence ATGCATAAGGATGTACAACGTGAAGAAATAGAACGTGTTTATGGTGAAATTAGTCCCTTTGAGTTAAAAGATTATTTAATAAATCTCGCGAGCAGAGAAGGTGAAACAAGTGCACATGCACTACTCGACGCAGGGCGGGGTAATCCAAACTGGACAGCCGCAACGCCTAGAGAGGCATTCTTTACTTTCGGACATTTCGCAGTGCAGGAATGTCGACGTGTTTGGAATGAGGGTGACCTTGCAGGAATGCCCGAACGCAGTCAAATATCAAAGCGTTTTTTTAACTATATTAATAAAAACAAGACTCAACCTGGTACTGATTTACTAGAGAGCATAATAAATTATGGAATTGAGAAGAAAGGCTTCGATCCTGATGAGTGGATTTATGAGTTAGCAGATGCTGTAATAGGTGATAACTATCCTAACCCTGATCGAATGTTAACCCATATCGAAGAAGTAGTTCATGACTATCTCATACAAGAAATGTGTTATAACAAGGCTCCAGATGGCAAGTTCCATTTATTTGCAGTAGAAGGTGCTACTGCAGCCATGTGTTATATTTTTGATTCACTGATCGCAAATGAATTACTTGAACCGGGAGATAAAATCGCGTTAATGGTTCCCATCTTCACCCCATATTTAGAAATTCCCATACTCCCCCGTTATGATCTAGATATTGTATATATTAGTTCAGATGAAGAACGTGAAGATGGCACTCATACCTGGCAATATTCAATGAAAGAACTTGAAAAAATAAAGGACCCAGACATTAAAGCACTATTTGTCGTTAATCCAGGCAATCCATCCTCTGTCGCTATAAAACCTAGCTCAATACGTCAATTAATAAAAATTGTGGAGGAAAACAATCCAAATTTAATGATTATATCAGATGATGTTTACGGCACATTTGTTGATGATTTTTGTTCTTTGGCGGGTGATTTACCATTTAATACAATTGGTGTCTATTCATTTTCTAAATATTTTGGAGTAACTGGTTGGAGATTAGGAACTATAGCCATACATGAAGAAAATATATTTGATAAACGAATTGAAGAATTACCTGAAGATAAGAAAAAATTGGTCAACGACCGTTATGAGTCGTTATCTTCTAAACCTGAATTAATACCTTTTATTGATCGAATAGTTGCAGATAGCAGGCAAGTAGCACTTAACCACACCGCCGGATTATCCACACCACAACAAGTTCAAATGGCATTCTTCTCGATTTTTGCAGTTTTAGATCATAATCACACCTATAAAAAGTTAACAAAGGAAATTTGTCATAAGAGACAAAAGTTATTGTTTGAAGGTTTAGGTTTAGACTTGACAATAGACCCTCATGATGCAGCATATTATACCGAATTTAATTTACTAGAATGGGCTTATTTTAATTATGGCAAGGAATTTGCCAACTTCTTGCAAGGCAACTATAAACCTGTTGATGTGCTAATTAAATTAGCAGAACGCTATTCAATTGTTTTGATGAGTGGCGGTGCATTTTATGGCCCCGAATGGTCAATACGTATTTCATTAGCAAACTTAACGGATGAAGCATATTCTAAAATTGGACAATACATAGATCAAATTTTAGATGATTATGTAAGTGCATGGGAAAAAAGTAAATAA
- a CDS encoding GntR family transcriptional regulator: MSKSIKEAKYQEIALRIAKRINNGELRVGEKLRGRSILSSEYNVSSETIRKAIRLLANHGVVEVKERSGIFVISIAAAQAYIKKHLQEKRDKDLYNEIMVLFEQQKETQKDISDKVRKFATISGQREFNHFPFQYFHITIQALCPYINTSIKSIPLWEHTKGTIIAIEKDGNFIPSPNPNTKLSENNILYVLGDENVYKNTLFFLTKPDLS; encoded by the coding sequence ATGAGTAAATCCATTAAGGAAGCCAAATATCAAGAAATTGCACTAAGGATTGCAAAAAGAATCAACAATGGTGAGTTAAGAGTCGGAGAGAAATTAAGAGGAAGATCCATTCTTTCAAGTGAATATAACGTCTCAAGTGAAACTATTCGAAAAGCCATTCGATTATTAGCGAATCACGGTGTAGTCGAAGTTAAAGAACGTAGTGGCATCTTTGTCATATCAATTGCAGCTGCACAAGCTTATATCAAAAAACATCTCCAAGAGAAACGCGATAAAGATCTTTATAATGAAATAATGGTATTGTTTGAACAACAGAAAGAAACACAAAAAGATATATCAGACAAAGTAAGAAAATTTGCAACGATCAGTGGTCAACGAGAGTTTAATCACTTTCCATTTCAGTATTTTCATATAACTATTCAGGCTTTGTGTCCCTACATAAATACATCAATCAAATCGATTCCACTATGGGAGCATACAAAAGGAACCATTATTGCAATCGAAAAAGATGGCAACTTCATTCCTTCTCCTAATCCTAATACGAAACTATCAGAAAATAATATATTGTACGTGCTCGGGGATGAAAACGTTTATAAAAATACCCTTTTTTTTCTTACTAAACCTGACCTTTCTTAG